The stretch of DNA AAAAGAAAGGAGATACTATGACCTATTTGGAAAAATGGTTTGACTTCAATCGTCGTCAGAAAGAAATTGAAAGTCTCTTGGAAGAGACTATTGCCCAGCAGAGCGAGCAAAGTCTGACCTTGAAAGAGTTCTACCTGCTCTACTATCTGAACTTGGCTCAAGAAAAATCTCTACGCCAGATTGACCTGCCAGATAAGCTTCATCTGAGCCCGAGCGCTGTTTCTCGGATGGTGGCTCGCTTGGAAGCCAAAAATTGCGGTCTACTTAGTCGCAGGTGTTGTGATCAAGATAGGCGTTC from Streptococcus mitis encodes:
- a CDS encoding MarR family winged helix-turn-helix transcriptional regulator; this translates as MTYLEKWFDFNRRQKEIESLLEETIAQQSEQSLTLKEFYLLYYLNLAQEKSLRQIDLPDKLHLSPSAVSRMVARLEAKNCGLLSRRCCDQDRRSSFICLTSDGQKTLASLQKAVESSLETSLDFLI